One genomic window of Mercenaria mercenaria strain notata chromosome 2, MADL_Memer_1, whole genome shotgun sequence includes the following:
- the LOC123562110 gene encoding uncharacterized protein LOC123562110 has translation MSCPKTLLKAVTAGRTRQVRLLLDLGASTEEQDDCGQTPLIRAALLEHDRNRDKILRTLLKRGAQVSRADVVGRNALMWACLYGRDNDVALMIEYADVDLDYNRVDINGQTALFHAVSSGNAATVKLVVSALMKYGLSTDTPDSRGTTPLMQAMRLGHDVCESILIFEGNAKVGLSGNSEFEKFNRREKWAVTSLRDRSKVKITKAKMNQSQFPPIEKQKTSGNDSPNIASRRFIGTHVKNYDSDENSLSSDEDSFDPLTGFSYRKRKKEHNNSETNNVNTPLLHCLQNFPPCKIPLSILASPAASSAGNLSSGDESEVDSVASTIIEGKVFKTPVRAPADLNSIYGMKQEQMTTSYRQTVVKAETTPEVTENALETETPTGNKNGRKEFEAKKWSTLKRSLRLTGLARMNPAKLADKPSDDDQLPKREGGLPNIFTEKKSQIFNKAKNESPKTAPKTPRMIVNENELIFYSQTTRWLPHIKGFYTPSEAEAATTELKEEIVCLAQLVNA, from the exons ATGTCTTGTCCGAAGACATTGTTGAAAGCGGTAACCGCAGGGCGCACGCGACAAGTTCGTCTGCTGCTTGACCTCGGCGCATCCACGGAGGAACAAGACGACTGCGGACAGACGCCACTGATACGTGCTGCGCTTCTTGAGCATGACAGGAACAG gGATAAAATACTGCGAACGCTGCTAAAGAGAGGTGCACAGGTGAGCAGAGCCGATGTTGTGGGACGGAATGCTTTGATGTGGGCGTGCTTGTACGGTCGAGACAACGATGTAGCGCTAATGATCGAATATGCTGATGTTGATTTAGACTATAATAGGGTTGATATAAATGGACAAACTGCGCTGTTCCATGCTGTGTCGTCTGGTAACGCGGCAACTGTGAAACTGGTTGTGTCCGCCTTGATGAAATACGGTCTGTCCACTGATACACCGGACAGTCGTGGAACTACGCCGTTAATGCAAGCTATGCGACTTGGACATGATGTATGTGAAAGTATCCTTATCTTTGAAGGAAATGCAAAAGTAGGTCTTAGTGGTAATTCAGAATTTGAAAAGTTTAACAGACGAGAGAAATGGGCTGTTACAAGTCTCAGGGACAGATCAAAGGTTAAAATAACAAAAGCCAAAATGAATCAGTCCCAGTTTCCACCGATTGAGAAACAAAAGACTTCAGGTAATGATTCTCCCAATATTGCCAGCAGACGATTCATCGGAACGCACGTGAAAAATTATGACTCTGATGAAAACAGTTTGTCGTCTGATGAGGACTCATTCGATCCTTTGACTGGATTCTCTTATCGAAAACGCAAAAAAGAACACAATAATTCTGAAACGAACAATGTCAATACGCCTTTGTTACACTGTCTCCAGAATTTTCCGCCATGCAAAATACCGCTGTCAATTCTGGCCTCTCCAGCGGCAAGTTCTGCCGGCAACCTGTCGAGCGGAGATGAATCTGAAGTGGATTCTGTTGCCAGCACAATAATTGAAGGAAAGGTTTTCAAAACACCAGTCCGTGCTCCTGCAGACCTCAATTCCATATATGGTATGAAACAGGAGCAAATGACAACATCTTACAGGCAGACGGTTGTCAAGGCTGAGACAACACCAGAAGTGACTGAGAACGCCCTTGAAACTGAAACACCGACTGGAAATAAAAATG gTCGAAAAGAATTTGAAGCAAAGAAATGGTCGACATTGAAGAGAAGTTTACGCCTTACAGGCTTGGCGAGAATGAACCCTGCAAAACTTGCCGACAAACCATCTGATGACGACCAGTTGCCAAAGAGAGAAGGTGGATTGCCGAATATTTTCACGGAGAAGAAGTCGCAAATTTTTAATAAAGCAAAGAACGAGTCTCCGAAAACCGCTCCGAAAACACCCCGAATGATCGTAAATGAAAATGAG TTAATATTTTACAGTCAAACtactagatggcttcctcacataaaaggtTTCTACACTCCAAGCGAGGCTGAAGCAGCAACG ACAGAATTGAAGGAAgaaattgtctgcttagcacagcTTGTGAATGCCTAA